A portion of the Juglans microcarpa x Juglans regia isolate MS1-56 chromosome 1D, Jm3101_v1.0, whole genome shotgun sequence genome contains these proteins:
- the LOC121238452 gene encoding uncharacterized protein LOC121238452: MQHAGWSLVDKLNKEELTDRVRADFELNWTKSNHRETVVMALAQKYNDFHYILHCKYLEYETHEAAISGGTKMVNKAVWECLCERWASEDFKVHWSTKKGKFITEAAEHNYLSNVQTQAPKGENTAPCMHL, from the exons ATGCAGCATGCAGGCTGGAGTCTTGTTGATAAACTGAACAAGGAGGAGCTAACAGATCGTGTCCGA GCTGATTTTGAATTGAACTGGACAAAAAGCAACCATCGAGAGACAGTGGTAATGGCACTTGCTCAAAAGTACAATGATTTTCACTACATATTACACTGCAAGTACTTGGAGTATGAAACACATGAGGCTGCCATTTCTGGAGGGACAAAAATGGTTAACAAAGCTGTGTGGGAATGTTTATGTGAGAGATGGGCAAGTGAGGACTTTAAG GTGCATTGGTCTACAAAGAAGGGTAAATTTATTACTGAAGCTGCTGAGCACAACTAC CTTTCAAATGTTCAAACACAAGCTCCCAAGGGTGAAAATACAgctccatgcatgcatctttaa